In Marasmius oreades isolate 03SP1 chromosome 1, whole genome shotgun sequence, one DNA window encodes the following:
- a CDS encoding uncharacterized protein (BUSCO:EOG09264ZDJ), with translation MSTSTTTVPQTTVLFTRGVIALFSTWTILRSAIQESWGGPNTLDKCKWLYGTIVDTFEQESDTPDDQYIEELLLQVLADEFDIMVEDGSAENVAREVVTMWEEVHAGRGESLVQKWEEKADKLKGRKEVTEIQEVHEDGDWEDDDSEDNEDEDMDEDEETAPQLIEHQPQKKEEPEVDEDGFTLVKGKGRR, from the coding sequence ATGAGTACATCCACAACAACCGTTCCTCAGACCACAGTCCTGTTCACTCGTGGAGTCATCGCTCTCTTTTCAACATGGACCATACTTCGATCAGCTATCCAGGAATCATGGGGTGGACCGAATACATTAGACAAGTGCAAATGGCTGTATGGAACGATCGTCGATACGTTTGAACAAGAATCTGATACCCCCGACGACCAATACATCGAAGAGCTCCTGTTACAGGTTCTGGCAGATGAATTCGACATCATGGTTGAGGATGGAAGTGCAGAGAACGTAGCAAGAGAGGTGGTGACCATGTGGGAGGAAGTTCATGCCGGTCGGGGGGAGAGCTTAGTGCAGAAATGGGAGGAGAAAGCTGATAAGTTAAAAGGTCGAAAGGAAGTGACTGAGATACAAGAAGTCCACGAAGATGGCGATTGGGAGGACGACGATAGTGAAGAtaacgaggacgaggacatggacgaagacgaagaaacagCGCCTCAGCTTATCGAACATCAGCCCCAAAAGAAGGAAGAGCCAGAGGTCGACGAAGATGGATTCACTTTGGTGAAGGGTAAAGGAAGACGGTAG
- a CDS encoding uncharacterized protein (BUSCO:EOG09265DRM), whose translation MTSDSKLTKKQKKAIAFRERKSEKARKNVDTDGMEGNELPTMEVQDSIDNQGDKMEGGEVGKPKGIAKDKSRTTEEALSSEEKDMAARTTRNKKGKDKETVDVEKGELSKKTKKRKRDGEQHAETKTEGHSTSPKRRKTEGGRARLILFLGNLKYTTSQDSILAHFQACDPPPKVRLLTPKVISPKSTTTKTKGCAFLEFETPASLQQALKLHHSRLDGRTINVELTAGGGGNSEARLNKLRERNQKLHGERKTGKASEGSITSSVSESQRYSATSGVGDAPVKKISWAVGDTVADGPTHRGGKKHKKQRVREPAKWGTGVNAIPVG comes from the exons ATGACCTCTGATTCTAAACTGACAAAGAAGCAAAAGAAAGCGATCGCTTTCAGGGAACGCAAGAGTGAGAAAGCGCGGAAGAATGTTGATACGGATGGCATGGAGGGTAACGAACTACCTACCATGGAAGTTCAAGACAGCATTGATAACCAGGGTGATAAGATGGAAGGCGGAGAGGTGGGCAAGCCGAAGGGTATCGCGAAAGACAAGTCGCGGACAACGGAAGAAGCCCTATCGTCTGAGGAGAAGGATATGGCCGCTCGAACCACTCGAAATAAGAAGGGCAAGGACAAAGAAACGGTAGACGTTGAGAAAGGGGAGCTATCAAAGAAAACcaaaaagaggaagagagatgGCGAACAACATGCAGAAACAAAAACGGAGGGCCACTCTACGTCTCCCAAACGCAGGAAAACCGAAGGTGGCAGGGCGAGACTGATATTATTCCTCG GTAACTTGAAATACACCACGTCTCAGGACTCAATACTAGCGCATTTTCAAGCGTGTG ATCCGCCTCCTAAGGTTCGGTTACTCACCCCAAAAGTAATATCCCCGAAATCGACCACTACGAAAACCAAAGGTTGCGCTTTCTTGGAGTTTGAGACCCCGGCATCACTACAGCAAGCTCTCAAGTTGCATCACTCAAGATTGGATGGACGGACGATCAACGTCGAGCTCACCGCcggtggaggaggaaacaGTGAAGCTCGTCTCAACAAGCTGCGTGAACGAAATCAGAAATTACACGGCGAACGA AAAACGGGCAAAGCTAGCGAAGGAAGCATCACTTCTAGCGTGTCCGAATCACAACGATATTCAGCGACATCGGGCGTCGGAGATGCACCCGTGAAGAAAATTTCTTGGGCAGTTGGAGATACTGTGGCAGATGGGCCCACTCATCGGGGTGGCAAGAAACATAAGAAGCAGAGGGTACGGGAACCTGCGAAATGGGGGACGGGTGTCAATGCAATTCCCGTGGGCTAA
- a CDS encoding uncharacterized protein (BUSCO:EOG09265552) has protein sequence MSDDGYGGGGGAADDYDYDGPSYAEDAFVDDSYDLLANQDVEGQQGEEGADQGPHINGINGADHDQEMANGEDGQQPPVTTSALGERQPNKERVTTPYLTKYERARILGTRALQISMNAPVLVPLDGETDALQIAIKELSQRKIPLIIRRYLPDGSFEDWSVSELITD, from the exons ATGTCTGATGATGGttatggtggaggtggaggtgcaGCAGACGATTATGACTACGACGGCCCTAG TTACGCCGAAGATGCTTTCGTT GACGACAGCTATGATCTACTTGCAAATCAGGACGTTGAAGGTCAACAAGGCGAAGAGGGCGCCGATCAAGGGCCTCATATAAATGGAATCAACGGGGCAGATCATGACCAAGAGATGGCGAACGGTGAAGACGGTCAACAACCACCTGTCACTACAAGTGCACTTGGGGAAAGGCAGCCCAACAAAGAACGCGTAACGACACCATACCTAACAAAATACGAGCGTGCACGGATTTTAGGGACGAGAGCGCTGCAGATCAG CATGAACGCTCCAGTTCTCGTTCCCTTGGATGGTGAAACGGACGCTCTTCAAATTGCCATCAAAGAATTGTCCCAACGAAAAATCCCCCTCATCATTCGACGGTACCTTCCAGATGGTAGTTTCGAAGATTGGAGTGTGTCGGAATTGATCACCGACTGA